The DNA sequence CTGCACCTTCGGCGATATCTAATTCAATCTCCTTAAGGGCTTCTGTACCGTTGGCAGGATCCATTTGATAGGTACGGCGATCGCCAAAACTAGGAGCAGAATCGGCTGCGTCACGAAAAGGGCCATAATAAGCCGAGGCATATTTAGCAGCATAGGAAAGAATAGGAGTATCTTGAAACCCAGCTGCATCTAACCCTTCTCTAATTGCCTTGACAAAACCATCCATCATGCCTGAAGGAGCAATAATATCCGCCCCCGCTTGCGCTTGAGCTACGGCAGTTTTCTTGAGTAATTCTAAAGTTGGATCGTTGAGTACTCTTCCTGTTAGATCGCCTGTTTCCAAATATCCACAGTGTCCGTGGGTAGTGTATTCACAAAGACAGGTATCGGCAATTACTAGTAAGTCAGGTACAGCTTGCTTAATGGCAGTGGCGGCCTTTTGTACTATCCCGCAATCGTGCCATGCACCAGTGGCTTCAAGATCCTTATCTTCGGGAATGCCGAATAAAATTACCGCAGGAATACCCAAGCCATAAACTTCTTTGGCTTCTTCCACAATTTTATCTACCGAAAGTTGGTAAACTCCAGGCATCGATCTCACTTCGTTAGCCACAGATGTTCCAGGCACGGCGAATAGAGGATAGATCAAATCATTAGCCGTAACTAGAGTTTCCTGCACCATCCGACGTAGTTGGGGATGTTGGCGCAAGCGGCGAGGGCGATTAGTGGGGAACATAGGATTTTTTATACTAAAGTACTAAAGTTGGGAGTTCTGTTTTATAGGGCAATGCACTAATCTAAATATTTTTTTTTCCTCAAGATTTAACTATCTAGATTAGGTATGATTTACTAGTTTAAAATGAATATCGCCGTCAAAGTATTAGCTAGTAGACAACTCAATGTTTTGTAATGTTTAAGCTTTGGTACTTTATAGCTATCTAACTCAAAGTTAGCTAGAATAATCATGTAAAGCATAGTTATTAACTGCGCTTTTCAAAAGCTAAGAGCTAACAGCTAAAAGCTAACAGCTTTTAAAAAACATGGGGCCGTAAAGGTTTCGACAGGTTAGTAAAAACTAATCCGTGATTCAGGTCGAGAGTGAGTACCATCTCGTAAATCAGACTCAAACTAAATATAGATGCAAATAACATCGTAAAATTTGAGCGTCAGGCAGTAGCTGCCTAAATCTAGAAAAACTTCTTGCGACATTTGCTCTTTGCTGCAAGGCAACAAGACCGCAATGTCGCGCTTTCAGATTTGCTCGTCTCTAGTTTGACTCCGTTAAGGACTAAAGACAAAACCCCAACGGATGCTCTGAATAATTTTCTTTGGTAGATTATTCAGAAAAGACTTTATCAAAGAATCCTGCCATCAGGGATAATTGATGACCCCCGCTCTAAGGGTAAAAAGAGCTAAACCTGTGAACGAATGGGCAAGTGAATAGCTGGCTTGGACAGCAGTTCGACTCTGCTCGGCTCCACTTTATCAATGATCAGTGAACATTGATCATTGAACAATTGATAACGAAGTGTATCCTTTAGTGTTGAAAATCAATGAAATACCCTGATTGACTCAAACTATCTCAAACTATTTAATTATTGATGGTTTGTTACTTCAGGCTTGCCAGACTTGCTGAACCTTTGTCCAGACAGTAGCGACGGTTTGCTTGACCTCATTTTGAAAGCTCCATCTTTGAAAAGCTCGTTCGTATTCTTCACCACTAGATTGATAGGCTTTCCATCCATTCAACGCTACTCCCAATCCCCAAAATAGCAGGATATACAACGACCAAGACAGCGTCCCTACTAAAATGAAGTTGAAGGAAACTAAGAAAGTATTGACGATCGCATATTTAGTCAGTTTCCGCTGAAATTTTTGACGGCGGACTAGATTAAAGGCACTACGCTGA is a window from the Pleurocapsa minor HA4230-MV1 genome containing:
- a CDS encoding 2TM domain-containing protein, yielding MPDITPNYPDSYRQEDIQAILNLAIANHHTDEELSRQQLWEIAAELDISNSMIQAAEKSWLEQKTIDRQRSAFNLVRRQKFQRKLTKYAIVNTFLVSFNFILVGTLSWSLYILLFWGLGVALNGWKAYQSSGEEYERAFQRWSFQNEVKQTVATVWTKVQQVWQA
- the hemB gene encoding porphobilinogen synthase — translated: MFPTNRPRRLRQHPQLRRMVQETLVTANDLIYPLFAVPGTSVANEVRSMPGVYQLSVDKIVEEAKEVYGLGIPAVILFGIPEDKDLEATGAWHDCGIVQKAATAIKQAVPDLLVIADTCLCEYTTHGHCGYLETGDLTGRVLNDPTLELLKKTAVAQAQAGADIIAPSGMMDGFVKAIREGLDAAGFQDTPILSYAAKYASAYYGPFRDAADSAPSFGDRRTYQMDPANGTEALKEIELDIAEGADMLMVKPALSYMDIIWRVKEATNLPVAAYNVSGEYSMVKAAALNGWIDEKKVTLETLTSFKRAGADLILTYHAKDAVRWLAE